ACAACAAAATACATttacacaaaaaaacatttattgcaaatCGCGTTCAGTATGCCAGCGCCGGAAACATGGCACTGGGCAGAGGGGTATATTGCCGCACTCGGcacaacaatatttagtttCTACTCGTTTCCGATCAGTGCTACCGGCTGTTCTGTGCCTTGAAGCATTACACACACGACATCGACGGGCAACTGGATTTCCTCTACTGCTTGTTGCTGGGTTGAAAGATGGAAAGTGGTGATTCGTGTTTAGACGAGCAAGATCAGTGCCGATTGACCGTGGTCTTCCACGCTGGCCGCCAGTGCATGTAGGGTCTGGTCCAGCTTCATTCAGGAGGAGATCGACCAGTTTGAGCCGAAAATCAAGCGCAGAAATTGTTGTACCAGTGTTCTGCTTGTAAACTACATGTGTGTGGCAATGTCCAATAAGTGgaaaaaaaagctttttgtaCCACTTCAAACTACGGCGATccatattataatatttgatgCACTGATCTGCCAAATCTACACCACCCATGTACTTATTGTAGTCGATAATTGGCCCGGGTTTAACTATCTCCCTGTCATTCCATGTTCTTTTTTCTAGGGTTTTAAGAATAAAATCAGAATGTTTGTTAGAGccaaatacaataaagtttttATCTCGCCAGCAGCCGGTCAACACTGGTGGACAGGTAAAGTATTGTGACTGGCCTTTAGCGAGTGGTTGATTTGATGTGAAATTTTTAATATCTTTTGGCACATGCTTTCTGTTGGAACGGAGGGTTCCATACGCATAAGTTCCGCGTTCATATAATTCCTTCAGCAACTGAGGGCTTGTGTACCAGTTGTCCATGACAAGTTCATGGCCGTTGTTGAAAAATCCGTCCATCATATCCAAGACGATTCTGTGTGCTACGCCTTGTGAAATGTCAGCATTCTCTCTATCCCGACCTTGGTATAGTGAATATCGACAGACATAGCCGGTGTCACTTTCCGCTAAAACATAGCCTTTCATACCAAACCTTGCTCTCTTTTTTGGTATATACTGCTTAAAAATCAGGCGACCTTTGAACAGCAGCAATGTCTCATCAATCGCTATATGCTTTTTAGGTCTATAAACGCTCTCAAATCTACGATTTAGTAGGTGAATTATTGGAGAGATGCGGTGGATACGACTGGTGGGCGCCAAATCATTATCCACAAAGTGCAGGGCATTCAAGATTTTCATGAATTTGTCTCGTGACATCACGCTGTTAAAAAGTGGGGTGGCCAGTTTGGGATCAGTGCTGAAATATGACTGAAGTGTAGGTTTTTTGATTATGCCAGTCAGCATGATGAGAGCAAAGAATCTCTGAAGATCGTTCATGTTGATTGGCTGCCAGTTCTGGTGTTTGGAGTTTCCAAATCGGTTTGTCTCTACTAGGATCAAATTCATAATTTCGTCAGTCAAAAACAGCTTGAAATAATCTAGAAGTGATGCATCTTGAGGCATACGAACTTTCAGACCAGGAGTGCCACTAAATGGGATTTCGCGGTTCTGCTGGGGAGTATTTTTCTGCCATTGCCATCCACCTAAATCAAAATCGAAAATACTAACACAACTGCTGTGTAATAATGCATTACTAGTCAAACATTATACACAACATACATGAAAAGCATTATACTGCCCAGATCTGACAAAACACGGCAACTCAAATTCTCATATTTTTCACTATGATgaactttttacttttttctacaCAGTAGCAGTGGCATTTTGAAATAATTGGGTTATAGAGAAGATAGGGTAAAAAACACACATGTGGAATTACAATTTGAACATAAAATGTAATTATCTCTTCATTAATTATTCCGTAAAATATTGGAAAGgaaatattttacagaaattTGAGTTACTATGCTTTGTCAGATCTGGGCAGTATAGGTAAGCAATCATAACACCTGCATGTACCTTGTTGAGTTTGGGGAGCTCCAGCGCCACCGTGAGTTCTATCTGCACCTATTTGACCACGTCCTCTCCTTCCACGTTGTCGACCACCGAGAGCCCCACTTCCACGAACCCTACCACGACTTCCTCCACGCGTGCCATCACCATCACCTGCATTATGATTTGAAACTAATATAAGAAATTATCACAAAGGTACTACCATAAGTCATACAATTGAAACAAACATTTCATGTAAAAACATACCATGTTCTGATCTTGTACTAGATTCATCCTCATTAATCATATATGCCATGTCCACGTCATTACTGCTAGAATGATCTACTTGAGGTGTTGAGGCTCTTGGTCCATGATCAACTCCTACATCCTCACCTAAATGCAATGTAAGGGATCATGGTATTTAGTGTTTCATGCATGCAACTGATTCCAATAAAACTACTTCAACTCTTAGTTCCTAATCACTGGATCAATTTAATAGCAGAATATTCACATACACAAAATAAATCATCAAACTAACTGTAGCTGGCTATAAATCTCCCAATCTCTTTCACTCGATTGACAGCTGCGGCGTTGCTATGGAAacgataaaataaatatattttgatcagctaaattatttttcatttctaataATTACTAGAACTTGTACTCACCTTGTTCTTCTAAATGTTCTTCAAAAGTGTCATCATATTCCCCATCATCTGAATAATCTTCTTCCCCAGAGCTAATAGCAATGTTAGAAGCATTTAAAAAACGGCTTTCCATGACTAACGATCGCGAGCAAAATGGCTGAAAAACGCTCGTAGCGtattgctttttaaaatatgaataaaaatggAACGGCCCCCCTCAGACAGTTAGAACCAAAGGTATTATATTCCGAAAATGTCTGAACATCGATTACAACAATGATTTTTCCTATGGCTTTACTGGACAGTCAGTATACTATATCTAAACCGAGCCCACTTAGAACCGCGGTTATACCGGGATCAGGGTGAAGAGAACGTAACTCCTGCGCGGAATATCCGGTCTCAGATTTAAGAGGGTTAATAGCTCTGTATGAGTAATGCTATTGAAGGcaatcattataattttcaatattgaaattgttttctAGCAATAGAGATAATTTAACTAGATTTATTCCATAAAACTAAAGTCAGAGTAGTGGTAGCATAGCTGTGTAAGCTATATCTTCTAGCAATAGAAGGCCCTGCCTCCCCATCCATAACTTACCGATCTGTTTGGGATAGGGCAGGTTAAGGTTATTCATCAGCTCGATGAATTCTTCCTTCGTTTTAGAGAGCCTTGGATTGAACTGCTTCTCTTCTCCGACAGTTGTCCATGGTTGACCTGTGAACACGCATGACTGCATGACTGCTAGTAGCTCAGTCAA
The genomic region above belongs to Watersipora subatra chromosome 1, tzWatSuba1.1, whole genome shotgun sequence and contains:
- the LOC137385420 gene encoding piggyBac transposable element-derived protein 4-like — encoded protein: MAYMINEDESSTRSEHGDGDGTRGGSRGRVRGSGALGGRQRGRRGRGQIGADRTHGGAGAPQTQQGGWQWQKNTPQQNREIPFSGTPGLKVRMPQDASLLDYFKLFLTDEIMNLILVETNRFGNSKHQNWQPINMNDLQRFFALIMLTGIIKKPTLQSYFSTDPKLATPLFNSVMSRDKFMKILNALHFVDNDLAPTSRIHRISPIIHLLNRRFESVYRPKKHIAIDETLLLFKGRLIFKQYIPKKRARFGMKGYVLAESDTGYVCRYSLYQGRDRENADISQGVAHRIVLDMMDGFFNNGHELVMDNWYTSPQLLKELYERGTYAYGTLRSNRKHVPKDIKNFTSNQPLAKGQSQYFTCPPVLTGCWRDKNFIVFGSNKHSDFILKTLEKRTWNDREIVKPGPIIDYNKYMGGVDLADQCIKYYNMDRRSLKWYKKLFFPLIGHCHTHVVYKQNTGTTISALDFRLKLVDLLLNEAGPDPTCTGGQRGRPRSIGTDLARLNTNHHFPSFNPATSSRGNPVARRCQQVLYAIMFSDAAYMRTYAAKPNIAKVLLRKLPRESRNRYGNQA